The Lolium rigidum isolate FL_2022 chromosome 2, APGP_CSIRO_Lrig_0.1, whole genome shotgun sequence genomic interval TTAAACTTGAGTGGATCTATTCCTCAGGAGTTAGGCTTGCTTCCTGGGACACCTGTTGGAACTTCCCTCATTGATGCTCATGCCGGTGGTGTTGGAGTGATGGAAAGTGTACCAGATGCAGAATCTAAAGCTGACTGTTAGTGTTGATTCATCTGTATTTTTCTGCATAAACTATTTCTAGAACTTTATATTTACCGCAGAACATTTCATTGCAGTGCCTGATGAAGAAGAAATATGCCGCCGCATGGTCTTGGTATGTGGGACATCTACATGCCATATGGCTGTTTCAAAGAATAAACTATTTATCCCTGGTGTCTGGGGGCCATTTTGGTCTGGTACAGTAACCCTCTTATTTACTTCCATATGTTTCTTGCCAGCATCTCTTTTTACCCCTTGGTTCTCCAGTATCTTTTGTGGACCATGTTGACTGATGTGTATATCACACTTCCATATGCAGCGATGGTTCCTGAGTATTGGCTCACGGAAGGTGGACAAAGTGCAACTGGTGCTCTGCTTGATTACATTGTTCAAAACCATGTTGCTGCTCCCCTTCTAGCTAATCATGCTGCTTCTCAAAGTAAGTTTTGTTTTAATGTTTGCTCAAGTATATTATCTTTGAAGCTGTACCATGTCAAGGTTGTAATTTTGTTCTCCAATATTCAGGCGTCTCCATATTTGagctgatgaacaagttattattTTCGATGTCACAAGAACAAAATATGCCCTTTCTTTCTGCCTTGAGTCAAGATACCCATGTCCTTCCAGATTTTCATGGAAATCGGTAAGAAAACCGTTATAACTTCTGTTTTTAAACAATATGCCtattatctactccctccgtcctcaaataagtagaCGTTTAGCCTCAAACTTTCtccataaaagagtgtacttctatgttcccaatgcactttaaagtagcaaaaattccttctctctcattgcacggaaatcaaacccagtaATATTTAGCATATGTTATCTTCATTTTCTACATGcgcttagcttattggaggtgaaagaattaaagaggagggAGATATTGGtttgcatcttcccaatgcaattgTCTCCCCACTTGATAATCTCTCTTGAAAAACCcgcacgtccacttatttgtggacggagggagtaggtctTTTCTTCACAATTTTGTAATGTGACACATACAGATCTCAGACTAGATAAACCAGTCTTTTTTTTCTGTCCAACAATGTAAAAATAACCAGTCCTGATAAACTAGTTCACTCCAGATGGTAAACACTAGGTGCATTTAGCTTTATGTAATGTGCTTACAAAAGCAGTTCTCTTTTCTTGTCATTCGAATGAGATGTACTCAACTAATGATATGGCAACCGAACATAATCAGTGAGACAGCTAGCAATCTCAGTTGTTCCTAAGAAAATAAATCTACCAGAATTGTGACATTGCACACCTGATCAGCTGCACACAATTTTGTTATTCCCcctcaatgttttggttaatattTACCTGACACTGCTTAATACAAAAAGGCCAGCATTTGATggatctttcaaaaaaaaaaactaacactAGATGATACACTTGCAAAACTCAATGTTGGTTAATGTTTACCTGACACCAAATTATACACTTCCACTGCACCTGAATGTAAAACCATTCGGATGGTTAGGTCCCCTGTTGGTGATCCAAAATCCAAAGGAGTGATTTGTGGCTTGACACTTGATACAAGTGAAAAGCAGCTAGCGCTTCTGTACCTAGCAACGATTCAGGGTATTGCGTATGGAACTCGTCATATTGTGGAGCATTGCAATGCTCATGGACACAAGGTAATTATTTTCTACAAGGATTCGGAACTTAGTATGTAATTGGATGCCTATAATATATACTTTTTCATGTATTAGATCGACACTCTTCTTGCTTGTGGCGGACTTGCAAAGAACTCCTTGTATATCCAGGAACATGCAGATATCATCGGTAAGTCTCCTCTTCCTGCAGTCACCTCCATATTCTCTCCTCCCTAATCTGTGAATTTAACTTCTTCTTTGCAGGATGTCCAATAGTACTTCCTAGAGAGAACGAGTCAGTGCTTTTAGGCGCTTCTATTCTGGgtgctgttgctgcaaagaaGTTTTCAGGCGTTCGCGATGCAATGAAGTCACTGAATGCAGCAGGAAAGGCATGTGCCAAACCCTCCtatttcaaagaaaaaaaagaatcgGCTTCAATTTTGTATTTGTATTTGTATTGTTAGACACCCTAGAAAGCAtgctaatcatcaaacatgcaccaTTTTCTTCCTAAAAATGCATACACTGTCAGTCAAAATCTTCCATTTTTTTTAATTTGCCAGTTGTAAACCAAAAAGGTTATTTTTGTAGGTAGTGCATCCGTCTTCGGATCCCAGGGTGAAGAAATACCACGATGCCAAATATCAGATATTCAGGTCCCTGTACGAGCAACAGCTCTCTTATCGCTCAACCATGGCACAAGCATTGCAATAGGGACATGTAAAACCACTGAGCTGGGTACTTCACTCTTGGTCCGGAATACCCTTGGTTTATTTATACTTGTAAAAAACATCCAGTCAGTGATGGAATCAGTGATACGGTGCCTATGAGTCACGAACCTTTGTCATGGAATGGCTGTATAAACCACAAAGTTTCTGTGAAATTATAGAGAGAGTTTGATTAACCAGGGTAGCATTCATTGAGCACCAAGTGCTTGGTGCGAAGTGTACCGCCCACCATCGAAACATCCTAGCTGCAAATTCTCACAGCAGGTTATGCTGCCTGTCAGCTGCCCTGTTTTTCTGTTTGTCTTCTTTTACTCAGATTACTTACATATTAGATGAGCTACCACACTGCTCCTCATTGAGCAGTCTCCACAAGCTTGTGCAGAACTGCATGTATTTACATTGCATTGCTCATCAGTAAACTGTGCAGCTTATTCTCGTGATGGGATCAGACTGAAATGAAACAAACAACATTGACATAACATACCTCTTTGTATGCTCTCAGATCACCGGTGGACTTGGACACCTCGACGACACAGTGTGCTTCAGTCACCTCAATCACCTGCATCTCTCATCATgatcaaaataaagaaaattagataGATGCCTCGCAAAGCTGACAGTTCTGAAATGCCATTTGTTGTGTGCAAATTCTCGGTGTCGCTATTTCCAGCGGTTGAAGAGAATACATAGAAAAGGATACACTGCATGGTATATCACCTCTGCCGAGAGAGTAAGATCTAGCATGCTTCTTGATAGCAATCTGATGTCCTGAAGCTTCACCTGTGACAAAATGAGAACCCAGGCTCAAATGACTTGACCTGGGATTTTTCGAGATTTGAAGAAGCTGAATTAATTTCTTTCTTTCTGTTCTCTAGTTAATTACCATGGAGTTGCTCATTCTCCTCACGGACAAGCTCACATCCCGGGCTGCAACCCTGATCATCTTCAGTGTCTCCTGCACCGCGTGCGGCGAGCCGAGCTTTGTTTTCTGGTGACCATCCATCAGTAGCCAAGTCAGTCACTGAAATACAGGTCACAACCTAGAACCATGTTTTGGTGCTGGTAAAATACATAAACCAAGTTGATCAAAAGGTCTGGTCACTGCACCTGCTCCTGGAAGAGTCCTGACAAATCGAGATCGCTGCACGTTGCTATCAACTGGAACGCATTAATGAACCGGCTAGGCTCCGGACTTGCTTCTTCAGCTTCCCTTACCTAGACACAAGAGAAATCCTAGCAACTAGAGGTAGGAAATGACaggtgcatggcgaggaaataaCTAATATGTGTGTGTTCCAGACTCCAGAGCAGTGTTTACTAGTAGTACTCAGTTACCTGCGTGTTACGGCTGCTATCACTATCTGTGCTGGCTTCttcaagatcaacacaatcatcACAATAAACACTCTCTGTTGTCCTTATTGAAGGCTTGTAAcactcttggaaccacttgtcatTGAAAATATCGCTTATTTTTGCTCTCTACACCATGGTTGCAGATGATCTTGTTACTTAACTGAAGATATGTATCTGTCCAATGCTTCTAGTATAACACTATAACTACAGAACATTTTGCACAGGATTACCGTTATAGGAGATGGATCCAGTATGCTCAAGATAATCTTCTTCTGAGGAAGCGTGATCCACTGTGGGAAAGCAAACTGCCCTCGAGATATCTTTCAGGACAACAATTGTCATAAAGGAAATTCCAATCAGCAAGGTACATCACATCAAAAGGTGGTACTGAATGCAGATATCCATGCAGCCATGCTTACCCTTCGGTACAAGTTTGTGAAGCTATGGTCTTGAAATGGCAGATAACCAGTAAGAAGTTCGAACAGGATCACACCACATGACCAGATGTCCGCAGCTGCCCCCTCGTAAGTTTTGTGCTGAATCACCTATAAGATCATATGAAATCATAAGTTGGCAATGCTAATGACATGCTTTGTGGGACATGTGATGCAGCTTAGCCAGTAGGATATGCCATGCTCTTCTCGGCAGTGCTATGATTTTATAAATACCTCAGGAGCCACATAACACGGCGAGCCACAAGATGTAGATAGCAACTGCCCTGGCTGAATCAAAGGAAATTTAGATACAAAGCTACAGAGTTGATCATTCCGAATCATCGAGAACTCAAATGAAATGAGCTCATGATGTTTGCAAGTTCCTACCTTCCTTAGAACACTGAGTCCGAAATCAGATACCTTGAGATTGCCTTGATTATCTAGCAAAAGGTTTTCTGGCTGTGTACACAATCAGGAAGTATAGTAACTCAGTCATACAATAGCTAATAGTCCAGTAAGCAAGATAATTAGAAAAGAGTACTATGGACATGTAATTAATGGATATATATAGTAGCAATATAATGACCTTGAGATCCCTGTGGAAGACGCCTCTGCGGTGGCAATAGTCCACAGCATCAATCAACTGGTAGAAGTACTTGTTTGCTTCCCTCTCATCCAACCTCTTGTGGTAACTCTTAAACAGAAAATTCAGGAAAGATAAGAAATTACAATCACCTGGTTTAAGCA includes:
- the LOC124691826 gene encoding FGGY carbohydrate kinase domain-containing protein-like codes for the protein MSRGGVFLGVDVGTGSARAGLFDEKGKLLGSASSPIQMWKERDCIEQSSTDIWLAVCAAVKSACSLASVAPEDVVGLGFAATCSLVAVDADGSPVSVSWSGDARRNIIVWMDHRAVDQADRINARNSPVLQYCGGGVSPEMQAPKLLWVKENLQESWSMVCRWMDLSDWLAYRATGDDTRSLCTTVCKWTYLGHAHMGQWKESDSRDMEACGWDEVFWEEIGLGELVEGNRAKIGRSVAFPGHPLGSGLTPAAAKELGLLPGTPVGTSLIDAHAGGVGVMESVPDAESKADLPDEEEICRRMVLVCGTSTCHMAVSKNKLFIPGVWGPFWSAMVPEYWLTEGGQSATGALLDYIVQNHVAAPLLANHAASQSVSIFELMNKLLFSMSQEQNMPFLSALSQDTHVLPDFHGNRSPVGDPKSKGVICGLTLDTSEKQLALLYLATIQGIAYGTRHIVEHCNAHGHKIDTLLACGGLAKNSLYIQEHADIIGCPIVLPRENESVLLGASILGAVAAKKFSGVRDAMKSLNAAGKVVHPSSDPRVKKYHDAKYQIFRSLYEQQLSYRSTMAQALQ
- the LOC124691827 gene encoding CBL-interacting serine/threonine-protein kinase 21-like, with the protein product MCHKNIYEGGSERPRKMVLVESIGKYRVGRTIGEGSFAKVKLAVDTETGGTVAVKVIDRSTVLKNNLMYQVKREISAMKLLNHPNIVKIHEVIATKTKICLVMEYVPGGQLSDRLSYHKRLDEREANKYFYQLIDAVDYCHRRGVFHRDLKPENLLLDNQGNLKVSDFGLSVLRKPGQLLSTSCGSPCYVAPEVIQHKTYEGAAADIWSCGVILFELLTGYLPFQDHSFTNLYRRISRGQFAFPQWITLPQKKIILSILDPSPITRAKISDIFNDKWFQECYKPSIRTTESVYCDDCVDLEEASTDSDSSRNTQVREAEEASPEPSRFINAFQLIATCSDLDLSGLFQEQKTKLGSPHAVQETLKMIRVAARDVSLSVRRMSNSMVKLQDIRLLSRSMLDLTLSAEVIEVTEAHCVVEVSKSTGDLRAYKEFCTSLWRLLNEEQCGSSSNI